A section of the Campylobacter porcelli genome encodes:
- a CDS encoding response regulator transcription factor — MVYVLEDEKAILDLICYALKSQNIPVKGFSQAKDFYKALRDEIPQILVLDVMLPDADGFEILKDIKSSVKYKDICVLMLTALDSEINKVKGLDLGADDYIAKPFGVMEFLARIRVIFRRKAIKEQNSDISFDGLEFSYKNHIVKIDGKPLELTLKEFELLGFLLQNPNQVFSRDMLLEMIWGYSYDKESRTIDMHIKTLRKKLGNMADIIRTIHGVGYKLIRD, encoded by the coding sequence GTGGTATATGTGCTAGAAGATGAAAAAGCGATTTTAGATCTGATTTGCTACGCTTTAAAATCCCAAAATATCCCAGTAAAAGGTTTTAGCCAAGCTAAGGATTTTTATAAGGCATTAAGGGATGAAATCCCTCAAATTTTAGTCCTTGATGTAATGCTCCCAGATGCTGATGGATTTGAAATTTTAAAAGATATAAAAAGCAGTGTTAAATATAAAGATATTTGCGTTTTGATGCTTACAGCACTTGATAGTGAGATAAATAAGGTAAAAGGGCTAGATTTAGGTGCTGATGATTATATCGCAAAGCCCTTTGGGGTGATGGAGTTTTTGGCTCGTATTAGAGTGATTTTTAGACGCAAAGCTATAAAAGAGCAAAATAGCGATATAAGCTTTGATGGATTAGAGTTTTCATATAAAAATCATATTGTTAAGATTGATGGTAAGCCCTTAGAGCTAACATTAAAGGAATTTGAATTGCTTGGATTTTTATTACAAAATCCAAACCAGGTTTTTAGCCGTGATATGCTTTTAGAGATGATTTGGGGATATAGCTATGATAAAGAGAGCAGAACAATCGATATGCATATTAAAACTCTAAGAAAAAAGCTTGGCAATATGGCTGATATTATTAGGACAATTCACGGAGTTGGCTATAAGCTAATAAGAGATTAA
- a CDS encoding ATP-binding protein: protein MQKRVFYFIIFSMLGLAIFINLFLIFSIESVLKDELFSRLKSYANGIKDEVISSIQNSYYVNLKYQDYRISLIDEKGRVIYDNLSDNLPIHSDRIEIKNAMKNGESKSIRYSNTLLKRHLYYAVKIPTNKGEFILRIAKEQEYLYAIFMSFIPYILGEIIAVLIFSFLLAKYLTHIILRPIYNIDLKNLDEDLPYPELKILIETLKKQNKIIKSQFKNLKQKRQELQSLTKGMKDGLIIINRSGEILSINPSAQKYFVNLAKHTSISEIQNDLFLKLLLHNLRDFKDGKITSEIREQIVFMQETLVECEVVLSPIFSQKGKFKGLIIVICDITEFKRNQNLSKEFSANVTHELKTPLTSIMGNAEMIKNNLVKSDDLPHFIDTIYDESKRLLGLIEDILKLSFLDESSTKNIPFAKIELKNMVLKIYSNLKNIAKKYDIEFEFELEEGYIHGSKELLEYAIYNLCDNAIKYNNPGGYVKIKIRNLQDCVELSIKDSGIGIDKADQDHIFERFYCADKSYSKKVGGTGLGLSIVKSILAIHHAKLKLNSQKDIGSEFIITFDKI from the coding sequence ATGCAAAAAAGAGTATTTTATTTCATTATTTTTTCTATGCTAGGCTTAGCTATATTTATAAATTTATTTTTGATATTTTCTATAGAATCTGTGCTTAAAGATGAGCTTTTTAGCAGACTTAAAAGCTATGCAAATGGGATTAAAGATGAGGTAATTTCATCAATCCAAAATAGCTATTATGTAAATTTAAAATACCAAGATTATCGCATTAGCTTAATTGATGAAAAAGGTAGAGTAATCTATGATAATTTAAGCGATAATTTACCAATCCACAGCGACCGCATAGAGATCAAAAACGCAATGAAAAATGGAGAATCTAAAAGCATTCGCTACTCAAATACCCTATTAAAACGCCATCTATATTACGCAGTAAAAATCCCCACTAATAAGGGCGAGTTTATCCTAAGGATCGCTAAAGAGCAAGAGTATTTATATGCTATTTTTATGAGCTTTATCCCTTATATTTTAGGAGAGATTATAGCGGTTTTGATATTCTCATTTTTATTAGCTAAATACCTTACGCATATAATTTTACGCCCAATTTACAATATAGATTTAAAAAATTTAGATGAGGATTTGCCATATCCAGAGCTTAAAATTTTAATTGAAACTCTCAAAAAGCAAAACAAAATCATCAAAAGCCAATTTAAAAATTTAAAGCAAAAAAGACAAGAGTTACAATCCTTAACTAAAGGAATGAAAGATGGACTTATCATCATCAATAGATCTGGAGAGATCCTAAGCATAAATCCAAGCGCTCAAAAATATTTTGTAAATTTAGCCAAACACACTAGTATATCTGAAATTCAAAATGACCTATTTTTAAAGCTTTTATTACATAATCTAAGGGATTTTAAAGATGGCAAAATAACTAGCGAGATAAGAGAGCAAATCGTATTTATGCAAGAGACTTTGGTGGAGTGTGAGGTGGTATTATCCCCTATTTTTTCGCAAAAAGGCAAATTCAAAGGGCTAATTATAGTTATATGCGATATTACGGAATTTAAAAGAAATCAAAATTTAAGTAAAGAATTTAGTGCCAATGTAACACACGAGCTAAAAACTCCACTAACTTCTATAATGGGAAATGCTGAGATGATTAAAAATAATCTTGTAAAAAGCGATGATTTGCCCCATTTCATCGATACTATTTATGATGAATCAAAGCGACTTCTAGGGTTAATTGAAGATATTTTAAAGCTATCATTTTTAGATGAATCCAGCACTAAAAATATCCCATTTGCTAAAATTGAGCTGAAAAATATGGTATTAAAAATCTATTCTAACCTAAAAAATATAGCTAAAAAATATGATATAGAGTTTGAATTTGAGCTTGAAGAGGGCTATATACACGGCTCAAAAGAGCTTTTAGAATACGCTATTTATAACCTTTGTGATAATGCTATTAAATACAACAATCCAGGCGGCTATGTCAAAATCAAGATAAGAAATTTGCAAGATTGCGTAGAGCTTAGCATTAAAGATAGTGGCATAGGAATTGATAAAGCTGATCAAGACCATATATTTGAGAGATTTTATTGTGCTGATAAAAGCTATAGTAAAAAAGTTGGTGGCACTGGACTTGGGCTATCTATAGTCAAATCCATTCTAGCCATTCATCACGCTAAATTAAAGCTAAATAGCCAAAAAGATATTGGTAGCGAATTTATCATCACATTTGACAAGATATAG
- a CDS encoding flagellin B, producing the protein MSFRINTNIAAMNAHANSVVNDRALSSSLGRLSSGLRIQTAADDASGLVIADSLKSQANSLGQAISNGNDAIGIVQTADKAMDEQIKILDTIKTKAIQAAQDGQNSDSRRALQNDISRLLEELDMIATTTSFNGQQLLNGNFSNKNFQIGAYSNETAKVSIGATNSNTIGHTRFETVSNVVHSNFSQISGFTIKLSGIDGYPSGYTFQKIASGTMQTDGFKAIAEMMNGVSDKTGVKVNVNNTQIFSDGISAGDIKNLTINGVTIGNIKVQANDADNALIGAINAKKDETGVEASVQNGKLVLAAKDGRAIRIGAFSESAKFMGGQVTGASNFTDGGGAVFLGQMTFIRQDARDIKIGIDGLSQISNFTGGAAMISAASIASDAYNQASVNLKYMNSGTISAALAKAMGYFDGGASNAGGGWGDQAGGVNTYGGAQAMVDVAESARKTLDKLRADLGSVQNQLVATINNITVTQVNVKSAESQIRDVDFASESANFSKFNILAQSGSYAMSQANAVQQNILRLLQ; encoded by the coding sequence ATGAGTTTTAGAATAAACACCAACATAGCAGCTATGAATGCTCATGCTAACTCAGTAGTAAATGATAGAGCTCTTAGTAGCTCACTAGGTCGCCTTAGCTCTGGTCTTAGGATACAAACAGCAGCTGATGATGCCTCAGGGCTTGTTATAGCTGATAGCTTAAAATCTCAAGCAAATTCTCTAGGTCAGGCTATATCTAATGGTAATGACGCTATAGGTATAGTCCAAACAGCTGATAAGGCTATGGATGAGCAGATTAAAATACTTGATACTATTAAAACTAAAGCTATCCAAGCAGCTCAAGATGGACAAAATAGTGATTCAAGAAGAGCTTTACAAAACGATATATCAAGACTACTTGAAGAGCTTGATATGATAGCTACTACTACAAGCTTTAATGGACAACAACTATTAAATGGTAACTTCTCAAACAAAAACTTCCAAATAGGTGCTTATAGCAATGAGACTGCTAAGGTAAGTATAGGGGCTACAAATTCAAATACTATAGGGCATACTAGGTTTGAGACTGTAAGCAATGTCGTGCATTCTAATTTTTCTCAAATAAGTGGATTTACTATAAAACTCAGCGGTATTGATGGCTATCCTAGTGGCTACACATTTCAAAAAATAGCTTCAGGTACAATGCAAACAGATGGATTTAAAGCAATTGCCGAAATGATGAATGGCGTAAGCGATAAAACCGGTGTAAAAGTAAATGTAAATAATACACAAATTTTTAGCGATGGAATATCTGCTGGAGACATTAAAAATTTAACAATCAACGGCGTAACAATTGGAAATATTAAAGTTCAAGCTAATGACGCTGATAATGCTCTAATCGGAGCCATCAATGCTAAAAAAGATGAAACTGGAGTAGAGGCAAGCGTTCAAAACGGCAAATTAGTATTAGCTGCTAAAGATGGTAGAGCTATTAGGATTGGAGCGTTTTCTGAGTCAGCTAAATTTATGGGCGGACAAGTTACAGGAGCATCAAATTTTACTGATGGTGGCGGTGCTGTATTCTTAGGTCAAATGACATTTATTCGTCAAGATGCTAGAGATATTAAAATAGGTATCGATGGATTATCGCAAATTTCAAATTTTACTGGCGGTGCGGCTATGATAAGTGCGGCTTCTATAGCTTCAGACGCTTATAATCAAGCTAGTGTAAATTTAAAATATATGAATTCAGGCACGATTAGTGCGGCTTTAGCCAAAGCAATGGGCTACTTCGATGGTGGAGCCTCTAATGCTGGTGGCGGCTGGGGCGATCAAGCTGGTGGCGTAAATACCTATGGTGGAGCTCAAGCTATGGTAGATGTAGCTGAGAGTGCTAGAAAAACACTAGATAAACTAAGAGCAGATCTAGGCTCAGTCCAAAACCAATTAGTAGCTACTATTAATAATATCACAGTTACTCAAGTCAATGTCAAATCCGCTGAAAGCCAGATAAGAGATGTGGATTTTGCTAGTGAAAGTGCGAATTTCTCTAAATTCAATATCCTAGCTCAAAGTGGTAGCTATGCTATGAGCCAAGCTAATGCAGTTCAACAAAATATATTAAGATTGTTACAATAA
- a CDS encoding NifS family cysteine desulfurase — MKVYLDNNATTMIDPEALELMLPFLGEKFGNPNSLHDYGSQTHPALRRALDQLYAGINASDKDDIIITGCATESNNWVLKGIYFDKILKGEKKRIVTTTVEHPAIGATCAFLESLGVEITRIDVNDQGVITPQNLRDVMSDDVALVSVMWANNETGMIFPIKELASIAHEFGALFHTDAVQAVGKIPVDVKDANVDFLSFSGHKFHAPKGVGALYIKDSIPLTSLLHGGEHMGGRRSGTLNVAGIVAMGQAMENANKFLSYEQSHVGRLRDKLEDALLSLPDVTVVGNRANRVPNTILASIKGVEGEAILWDLNQAGIAASTGSACASEDLESNPIMEAIGADSELAHTALRLSLSRFNTEEEIDYVIEKIKHAVNRLRSISSSYAYAPQWHKSGL; from the coding sequence TTGAAAGTTTATTTAGATAATAATGCAACTACGATGATTGATCCTGAGGCTTTAGAGTTGATGCTTCCATTTCTTGGAGAGAAATTTGGCAACCCAAACTCCCTTCACGATTATGGTAGCCAGACTCACCCAGCATTGCGTAGAGCCTTAGATCAGCTATACGCTGGTATCAATGCGTCTGATAAGGATGATATCATCATCACGGGGTGTGCTACTGAGAGTAATAACTGGGTGTTAAAGGGGATATACTTTGATAAGATATTAAAAGGGGAGAAAAAGCGTATCGTTACTACCACAGTAGAGCACCCAGCTATTGGCGCTACCTGTGCGTTTTTAGAGTCCCTTGGTGTGGAGATAACTAGAATTGATGTAAATGATCAAGGGGTTATAACTCCACAAAATTTGCGTGATGTTATGAGTGATGATGTAGCACTTGTGAGTGTAATGTGGGCTAATAATGAAACTGGTATGATATTTCCTATTAAAGAATTAGCCAGTATAGCACATGAATTTGGAGCACTATTTCATACTGATGCAGTCCAAGCAGTAGGGAAAATCCCAGTAGATGTCAAAGATGCAAATGTGGATTTTCTAAGCTTTTCAGGGCATAAATTCCACGCTCCAAAAGGGGTTGGTGCGTTATATATCAAAGACTCAATACCGCTTACTAGCTTACTTCATGGCGGAGAGCATATGGGCGGACGCAGAAGTGGGACTTTAAATGTTGCTGGTATTGTGGCGATGGGTCAAGCTATGGAGAATGCAAATAAATTTTTATCCTATGAGCAAAGCCATGTGGGTAGATTAAGAGATAAGCTTGAAGATGCGCTTTTATCCTTGCCAGATGTAACAGTAGTAGGCAATAGAGCTAATCGTGTGCCAAATACCATTTTAGCTAGTATTAAAGGAGTTGAGGGCGAGGCTATACTATGGGATCTTAATCAAGCTGGTATAGCAGCTAGTACCGGCTCAGCCTGTGCTAGTGAAGATCTAGAGAGCAATCCTATAATGGAAGCAATCGGTGCTGATAGTGAGCTAGCTCACACGGCACTTAGGCTATCTCTATCTAGGTTTAATACTGAAGAAGAGATTGATTATGTGATTGAAAAGATTAAACACGCTGTAAATAGACTAAGAAGCATATCAAGTAGCTACGCTTACGCACCGCAGTGGCATAAATCAGGATTATAA
- a CDS encoding iron-sulfur cluster assembly scaffold protein, whose translation MAKGNLISGNIWEEYSQKVQNAMNAPKNMGEITEEQAKAMGCKLIIADHGAESCGDAVRLYWAVDEATDVIKDAKFKSFGCGTAIASSDYMAELCKGKTVDQAVKITNLDVEKAMRDDPDTPAVPPQKMHCSVMAYDVIKAAAASYKGVDPEHFEDEIIVCECARVSLGTIKEVIRLNDLTTVEEITQYTKAGAFCKSCIKPGGHEKREYYLVDILAEVRSEMEAEKLKAIADAKISSSGIDSDLSFEELTVVKQLRAVEAIIDEHVRPMLEMDGGNMEILDIKSEGGRIDIYIRYLGACSGCASGATGTLYAIENILQESLSPNIRVIPV comes from the coding sequence ATGGCAAAGGGAAATTTAATAAGTGGAAATATATGGGAAGAGTATTCTCAAAAAGTGCAAAATGCGATGAACGCTCCTAAAAATATGGGAGAGATAACAGAAGAACAAGCCAAGGCTATGGGGTGTAAATTAATCATTGCAGACCATGGGGCAGAGAGTTGTGGCGATGCAGTAAGGCTGTACTGGGCAGTCGATGAGGCTACTGATGTGATTAAAGATGCTAAATTTAAGAGTTTTGGCTGTGGAACGGCTATAGCTAGTAGTGATTATATGGCTGAGCTTTGTAAAGGCAAAACGGTAGATCAAGCAGTCAAAATCACAAATTTAGATGTAGAAAAGGCTATGCGTGATGATCCAGATACTCCAGCTGTCCCACCGCAAAAAATGCACTGCTCTGTTATGGCTTATGATGTGATTAAAGCAGCGGCCGCTAGCTATAAAGGGGTAGATCCAGAGCATTTTGAAGATGAGATTATAGTGTGCGAGTGTGCTAGAGTGAGCCTTGGGACTATTAAAGAGGTTATAAGATTAAATGATTTAACAACGGTTGAAGAGATCACTCAATATACCAAGGCGGGGGCGTTTTGTAAAAGCTGTATAAAGCCAGGCGGACATGAGAAAAGAGAGTATTATCTAGTTGATATTTTAGCAGAAGTTAGATCAGAGATGGAGGCTGAGAAGCTAAAAGCCATCGCAGATGCGAAGATTAGCAGTAGCGGAATTGATAGCGATCTAAGCTTTGAGGAGCTAACTGTGGTTAAGCAGTTAAGGGCTGTTGAGGCTATCATAGATGAGCATGTCAGACCTATGCTTGAGATGGATGGCGGGAATATGGAGATTTTGGATATTAAATCAGAAGGCGGTAGGATTGATATTTACATTAGATATTTAGGGGCTTGTAGTGGCTGTGCTAGTGGTGCTACTGGAACTTTATATGCTATAGAAAATATACTACAAGAGAGTTTAAGTCCAAATATCAGAGTAATACCAGTATGA
- a CDS encoding hemerythrin family protein, with protein sequence MVPSWDDKYSIGNSDIDLQHQKLFDLAKKSFIYANKNVSREEIRGIVAEFFEYMKEHFKDEQEYMELIGYPKLQEHTMIHKDIIASMAGLIKTAKNVNDLKENLLLIAEKWLVEHILKEDAKIEKWRQAQLHQTEEELVEEKPQQYRYTCGCEHKIHLVPSHIHEKILAGKKFSCMTCKVVIKIKLS encoded by the coding sequence ATGGTACCTAGCTGGGACGATAAGTATAGTATTGGCAATTCAGATATAGATTTGCAGCACCAAAAGCTATTTGATTTAGCCAAGAAGTCTTTTATTTATGCTAATAAGAATGTATCTCGTGAAGAAATTCGTGGTATCGTGGCTGAATTCTTTGAGTATATGAAAGAGCATTTTAAGGATGAGCAAGAGTATATGGAGCTAATAGGTTATCCAAAACTCCAAGAGCATACTATGATACACAAAGATATTATCGCTAGTATGGCAGGTCTTATCAAAACAGCTAAAAATGTAAATGACCTAAAGGAAAATTTACTATTAATAGCTGAAAAGTGGCTAGTTGAGCATATCTTAAAAGAGGATGCTAAAATAGAGAAGTGGCGTCAAGCACAGCTACACCAAACAGAAGAAGAGCTAGTAGAAGAAAAACCACAGCAATATAGATATACATGCGGATGCGAACACAAAATTCATCTTGTCCCTAGCCACATACATGAAAAAATACTAGCTGGTAAAAAATTCTCTTGTATGACTTGTAAGGTTGTGATTAAGATTAAGCTTTCATAG